From Miscanthus floridulus cultivar M001 chromosome 15, ASM1932011v1, whole genome shotgun sequence, the proteins below share one genomic window:
- the LOC136508552 gene encoding alpha-(1,4)-fucosyltransferase-like — MVPFFRLPSSVFRPIDSVPLPASPLPSLRDLAVEAPRSKGREVGMLFRKRINYVAPMLASAAILLLLLSGYFELPSISSTSLSTPAPLLAARFPTALDSVGSRDRDPFTSLLEAFASWDAAVGCPRIRAKLAAAAGLGLGLPPPGAGANDTAVDPAAAAVTGGAAWRGAAAGRCEDLASRHVGVLVKGWTWVPDALDGVYTCRCGVSCVWSKSAAAVDRPDALLFEGATPPPQRMKGLPLRVYLDLEASRKPTGFEDIFIGYHANDDLQVTYAGKSFHTSRSYHISTEKRNDALIYWSSSRCLPHRDKLAKDFLSLVPHHSFGRCLNNVGGPDMALSMYPVCSTNDNGTPHWWDHLHCAMSHYKFVLAIENTKTESYVTEKLFYALEAGSVPIYFGAPNVWDFVPPNSIIDASKFSSLKELASYLKMLANDPVAYAEYHAWRRCGILGNFGRAREMSLDTLPCRLCEVVSKRGGKSADAL, encoded by the exons atggtccCCTTCTTCCGACTCCCCTCCTCCGTGTTCCGACCGATCGACTCCGTCCCACTGCCAgcctctcctctcccctctctCCGAGATCTCGCGGTGGAAGCACCTCGCTCGAAGGGTCGCGAAGTGGGGATGCTCTTCCGGAAGCGCATCAACTACGTGGCCCCGATGCTCGCGTCCGCCGCcatcctgctgctcctcctctcgGGCTACTTCGAGCTCCCGTCCATCTCCTCCACCTCGCTCTCCACCCCGGCTCCGCTCCTCGCGGCGCGCTTCCCCACCGCGCTCGACTCCGTCGGCTCCCGCGACCGGGACCCCTTCACCTCCCTCCTCGAGGCCTTCGCCTCCTGGGACGCCGCCGTCGGCTGCCCCCGCATCCGCGccaagctcgccgccgccgccgggctggGGCTGGGCCTGCCGCCGCCGGGCGCCGGCGCTAACGACACCGCGGTGGACCCTGCGGCGGCGGCCGTCACCGGCGGCGCCGCGTGGCGGGGGGCGGCCGCCGGTAGGTGCGAGGACCTGGCGTCGCGCCACGTCGGCGTGCTCGTCAAGGGGTGGACGTGGGTCCCCGACGCGCTCGACGGCGTCTACACCTGCCGGTGCGGGGTCAGCTGCGTCTGGAGCAAGTCTGCCGCCGCCGTCGATCGCCCCGATGCGCTGCTCTTTGAgggcgccacgccgccgccgcag AGAATGAAAGGTCTGCCTCTTCGTGTTTATCTGGATCTGGAGGCTAGTAGGAAGCCAACTGGTTTTGAGGACATTTTTATCGGTTACCATGCCAATGATGACTTGCAAGTAACATATGCTGGAAAATCATTTCACACCAGCCGTAGTTACCATATATCAACTGAAAAGAGAAAT GATGCACTTATTTACTGGTCATCTTCAAGGTGTCTTCCTCATAGAGATAAGCTTGCAAAAGACTTCCTCTCATTGGTGCCTCACCATTCCTTTGGAAGATGTTTGAACAATGTTGGTGGTCCTGACATGGCATTATCCATGTATCCAGTTTGTTCCACCAATGATAATGGCACACCACACTGGTGGGATCACCTGCATTGTGCGATGTCACATTACAAGTTTGTTCTTGCAATTGAGAACACCAAGACCGAAAGTTATGTGACCGAGAAGTTGTTCTATGCTTTGGAGGCTGGGTCAGTGCCAATATACTTTGGGGCACCCAATGTTTGGGATTTTGTTCCTCCTAATTCTATCATAGATGCCTCCAAATTCAGCTCACTCAAAGAACTGGCATCATATTTAAAAATGCTGGCAAATGACCCTGTAGCCTATGCTGAATACCATGCCTGGAGGCGTTGTGGTATATTGGGCAACTTTGGCAGGGCACGTGAGATGAGCCTCGACACACTGCCTTGTCGACTCTGTGAAGTAGTTAGTAAGAGAGGTGGTAAGAGCGCAGATGCATTGTGA